A portion of the Sphingobacterium spiritivorum genome contains these proteins:
- a CDS encoding L-serine ammonia-lyase gives MAKEQISIFDMFKIGVGPSSSHTLGPWRAAQQFTKVLEDKGVLGDVEAVKILLYGSLAKTGVGHGTDIAILLGLSGDDPVTCDVNQITPKVEHIKTAHELVLAGKHAIPFYFKEDLLFLFQESLPFHPNAVTFQAFLKGEKAVSETYYSIGGGFVVQEGDDSGFLSEIDLPFPIDTAQELMLACMRTGLKISDVVMENESAWRSEEETNAGVLRIFTAIKECIYRGCHTSGVLPGGLNVERRAAKLNKKLINGRSYVDFESWVQAIREGGKDFDYILDWVSCFALAVNEENASFGRVVTAPTNGAAGVIPAVLQYFITFHNGFDESKIIQFIATASEIGSIFKKGATISAAMGGCQAEIGVSSAMAAGALTECLGGSQRQVLMASEIAMEHHLGLTCDPIGGLVQVPCIERNTMGAIKAITAAQLALRSNPDKAKVSLDAVVKTMWDTAQDMNVKYKETADGGLAVHIPLSLPEC, from the coding sequence ATGGCAAAAGAGCAGATTTCTATATTTGATATGTTTAAGATTGGGGTAGGGCCGTCCAGTTCGCATACATTGGGTCCATGGCGTGCTGCACAGCAGTTTACCAAAGTCTTAGAAGATAAGGGTGTGTTGGGTGATGTAGAAGCTGTCAAAATCTTATTGTACGGCTCTCTGGCAAAGACCGGCGTCGGACATGGAACTGATATTGCAATCCTGTTGGGGCTGAGTGGGGATGACCCCGTGACTTGTGACGTCAATCAGATCACACCTAAAGTAGAGCATATCAAAACCGCACATGAGCTTGTATTGGCCGGTAAGCATGCTATTCCTTTTTATTTTAAAGAGGATCTTTTGTTTTTATTTCAGGAAAGTCTTCCTTTTCACCCTAATGCTGTAACTTTTCAGGCTTTTCTGAAAGGAGAAAAGGCTGTAAGTGAAACTTATTATTCCATTGGCGGAGGCTTTGTTGTTCAGGAAGGAGACGATTCAGGATTTTTATCTGAAATAGATCTGCCCTTCCCGATTGATACTGCACAGGAGCTTATGCTGGCGTGTATGCGTACGGGGCTAAAGATCTCTGATGTCGTTATGGAGAATGAGAGTGCATGGCGTAGCGAAGAGGAGACCAATGCCGGCGTCCTTCGTATTTTTACAGCTATTAAAGAATGTATCTACAGGGGTTGTCATACTTCGGGTGTACTCCCAGGCGGATTGAATGTGGAAAGACGGGCTGCAAAACTGAATAAAAAACTGATCAATGGTCGTAGTTATGTCGATTTTGAGAGCTGGGTACAAGCTATACGTGAAGGAGGGAAAGATTTTGATTATATTCTGGATTGGGTAAGTTGCTTTGCTTTGGCGGTAAATGAGGAAAATGCATCATTTGGACGTGTGGTTACTGCACCTACAAACGGAGCTGCTGGTGTAATTCCGGCGGTGCTTCAATATTTCATTACTTTTCATAATGGATTTGATGAGAGTAAGATTATTCAATTTATTGCAACAGCTTCTGAGATTGGTTCGATTTTTAAAAAGGGAGCAACTATATCTGCCGCAATGGGTGGATGTCAGGCGGAGATTGGCGTTTCCTCTGCAATGGCTGCCGGAGCGTTGACCGAATGTCTGGGCGGATCTCAACGTCAGGTATTAATGGCTTCTGAGATTGCAATGGAGCATCATCTGGGGCTGACCTGTGATCCGATCGGTGGACTCGTGCAGGTGCCTTGTATAGAACGAAATACAATGGGTGCAATTAAAGCAATCACTGCGGCTCAGTTAGCCTTGCGTTCTAATCCGGATAAAGCTAAAGTAAGTCTGGATGCAGTGGTGAAAACGATGTGGGATACTGCACAGGATATGAATGTCAAATATAAAGAAACTGCAGACGGAGGATTGGCGGTACATATTCCGCTGAGTCTTCCTGAATGTTAA
- a CDS encoding TetR/AcrR family transcriptional regulator → MKDNAMSRKERIMKEALALFAEKGYADTSTKIIAQNAEVSEALIFKHFGNKDALLFHLIKSGYRRVLMYHKGMMTYKNPKDFLKNMIFLPSKLVAEEPIFWKLQERLSHNSFSRQQHEQFMKPVQPIINRAFEELGYENPELETQFLLIVIDSLWKKEASGEIEQSLDLAILLEKKYNLL, encoded by the coding sequence ATGAAAGATAATGCGATGAGTCGCAAGGAAAGGATAATGAAAGAGGCTTTGGCTCTCTTTGCGGAGAAAGGATATGCGGATACTTCGACAAAAATTATTGCTCAAAATGCAGAAGTTTCGGAGGCCTTGATTTTTAAACATTTTGGAAATAAGGACGCTCTGCTTTTTCATCTGATCAAATCCGGATACAGAAGAGTACTGATGTATCATAAGGGAATGATGACCTATAAAAATCCAAAGGACTTTCTGAAAAATATGATCTTTCTGCCAAGTAAACTGGTGGCTGAAGAGCCTATTTTCTGGAAACTGCAGGAGCGTCTGTCTCATAATTCTTTTTCGCGCCAGCAGCATGAGCAATTTATGAAACCTGTACAGCCTATTATAAATCGTGCATTTGAAGAGCTTGGTTATGAAAATCCGGAACTTGAAACACAGTTTTTGTTAATTGTTATTGATTCCCTCTGGAAAAAAGAAGCCAGTGGTGAGATTGAGCAATCCTTAGATCTGGCGATTCTTTTAGAGAAAAAATACAATCTGCTGTAA
- a CDS encoding glycoside hydrolase family 3 protein: MIFRKMVLGLAFVAVSIAAKAQSNPNFVAFINQKHAWVDSVFNTLSPKEKIGQLFLVRAHTNLGQKYIDSVAAVIQKEQLGGLVVFQGGPVRHANMFNRYQAVAKVPLLMTFDGEWGLGMRMPDSTVSYPYQMTLGAIQDESLIYQMGKEVAKDFHRIGMHFNFAPVVDINNNPKNPVINFRSFGDNKYNVVKKAKAYMDGMVDGGIIASLKHFPGHGDTDVDSHHDLPQLKFSKERLDTLEMYPFKQLIKDGAPAVMVAHMNIPSLDPTPNMPSSISKAVVTGLLKDQLGFKGLTVTDAMDMSGVKKFFPNGEADVQAIIAGHDLLEVSENSGRAIGLIEKAIKDGRIKQADLDARVKKVLAAKLWVGLNRKRVINTNYLYDDLNRTSSKQLVQRLADASITLLNSNNRLYSFQPKQKTAIVSIGVTAAQDFEKEMKARLPESDIYYIKGDEKEEALQEIFKNAKDHKQLIVAIHDDRSRPRSEVPFSPEVKEVIAKLAKRKAITCLFTNPYALADLPGVEKSQSILMGYQNDWFMQKAAVRAIFREIKPKGKLPVTINENYKNGTGI; this comes from the coding sequence ATGATATTTAGAAAAATGGTTTTAGGGCTTGCCTTTGTGGCTGTTTCAATTGCCGCTAAAGCACAGTCTAACCCCAATTTTGTTGCCTTTATTAATCAAAAGCACGCGTGGGTTGATTCTGTATTCAATACCCTTTCTCCTAAAGAGAAAATAGGACAGTTATTTCTTGTTCGGGCACATACAAATCTAGGCCAGAAATATATAGATTCTGTGGCTGCAGTAATTCAAAAAGAACAGTTGGGAGGTCTGGTTGTATTTCAGGGAGGACCTGTGCGTCATGCCAATATGTTTAACCGTTATCAGGCCGTTGCCAAAGTGCCTTTGCTGATGACTTTTGACGGTGAGTGGGGCTTGGGAATGCGTATGCCGGATTCTACGGTTTCTTATCCTTATCAAATGACTTTGGGTGCTATTCAGGATGAGTCTCTGATTTATCAGATGGGTAAAGAGGTGGCTAAAGATTTTCATCGCATCGGAATGCACTTTAATTTTGCTCCGGTTGTTGATATCAATAATAATCCTAAAAACCCGGTGATCAATTTCAGATCATTCGGTGACAACAAGTATAATGTTGTTAAGAAGGCAAAAGCATATATGGATGGTATGGTTGACGGAGGGATTATAGCATCATTAAAGCATTTTCCGGGACATGGAGATACGGATGTGGATTCACACCATGATCTGCCACAGTTGAAATTCAGTAAGGAGCGTCTTGATACATTGGAAATGTACCCTTTCAAACAGTTGATCAAAGATGGTGCGCCGGCAGTCATGGTTGCGCATATGAATATTCCAAGTCTGGATCCCACTCCTAATATGCCTTCATCAATATCAAAAGCCGTAGTAACAGGACTTTTGAAGGATCAGTTAGGTTTCAAAGGCCTCACGGTTACGGATGCAATGGATATGAGTGGAGTGAAGAAGTTTTTTCCAAACGGAGAAGCAGATGTTCAGGCCATTATTGCGGGGCATGATTTGCTGGAAGTTTCTGAAAACAGTGGTCGCGCTATTGGGTTGATCGAAAAGGCAATCAAGGATGGCCGTATCAAACAAGCCGATCTGGATGCCCGGGTAAAGAAAGTTCTGGCTGCAAAATTGTGGGTTGGTCTGAACCGTAAGCGTGTAATCAATACAAACTATCTGTATGATGACCTGAACAGAACCAGTTCAAAACAATTGGTACAGCGTTTAGCGGATGCGTCCATTACACTGTTGAATTCAAATAACCGCCTGTATTCGTTTCAACCAAAACAAAAAACGGCTATTGTAAGTATAGGCGTGACTGCAGCGCAGGATTTCGAAAAAGAAATGAAAGCCCGTCTTCCTGAGTCTGATATATATTACATCAAAGGAGACGAAAAAGAAGAAGCGCTACAGGAGATTTTCAAAAATGCGAAAGATCATAAACAGTTAATCGTAGCGATTCACGATGACCGTTCACGTCCGCGCAGTGAGGTTCCTTTTAGTCCGGAAGTAAAAGAGGTGATTGCTAAATTAGCAAAGAGAAAAGCGATCACCTGTCTGTTTACTAATCCTTATGCATTGGCTGATCTGCCAGGTGTAGAGAAAAGTCAATCTATACTTATGGGGTATCAAAATGACTGGTTCATGCAAAAAGCTGCGGTGAGAGCTATCTTCAGAGAGATCAAGCCGAAAGGTAAATTACCGGTAACGATCAATGAAAATTATAAAAACGGAACAGGAATTTAA
- the lipB gene encoding lipoyl(octanoyl) transferase LipB has protein sequence MNKKVQFTDWGLQDYQDAWARQEDIFKSILDVKHDNRVNEAHTETRNYLIFTEHPHVYTLGKSGHPDNLLLDEQGLEEKKATYYKINRGGDITYHGPGQIVGYPILDLDNFFTDIHLYLRTLEEAVILTLADYGIPAGRYPGYTGVWIDPDNDKARKICAMGVRASRWVTMHGFAFNVNADLSYFGNIVPCGIDDKDVTSMQRELGREVDINEVKDRLKNHLADLFKMELI, from the coding sequence ATGAACAAAAAAGTACAATTCACGGACTGGGGTTTGCAGGATTATCAGGATGCATGGGCCAGACAAGAAGATATCTTCAAAAGTATATTGGACGTCAAGCATGATAATCGTGTCAACGAAGCACATACAGAGACCCGTAACTATCTCATCTTTACAGAGCATCCTCATGTGTACACATTAGGAAAAAGCGGTCATCCGGACAATCTTTTATTAGATGAGCAGGGCCTTGAAGAAAAAAAAGCTACATACTATAAGATCAATCGTGGAGGGGACATCACTTACCACGGTCCCGGACAGATCGTAGGCTATCCGATTCTGGATCTGGACAATTTCTTTACCGATATCCACCTCTATCTCCGCACATTGGAGGAGGCTGTTATTCTTACTCTTGCCGATTATGGAATTCCGGCAGGCAGATACCCAGGATATACAGGAGTATGGATAGATCCGGATAATGACAAAGCCCGCAAAATATGTGCAATGGGTGTACGTGCCAGCAGATGGGTGACTATGCACGGATTCGCATTTAACGTAAATGCCGATTTGAGTTATTTCGGGAACATTGTTCCATGTGGAATAGATGATAAAGACGTAACTTCTATGCAGCGTGAACTTGGAAGAGAAGTAGATATCAACGAAGTAAAAGACAGATTAAAGAACCATCTGGCAGACCTCTTCAAGATGGAATTGATCTAA
- a CDS encoding glycoside hydrolase family 10 protein yields MLHFRKIIILILFISHFQYQASSQNSPKRELRGVWIATVANIDWPSRDNESSERQKQELINILDAHQRAGLNAIFFQIRPAADAFYAKGREPWSRYLSGVQGKAPSPFYDPLEFVIEEAHKRGMELHAWVNPYRASTTLNPAHFSKDHITRTKPEWFFKYGGKYLFNPGLPEVRQYIIDVIMDVVKNYDVDGIHFDDYFYPYPDARNTALPDAPTFHQFGQGFANIHDWRRNNVDLLIRDLGIAIKKEKPFIKYGISPFGIWDNKRDNPDGSNTSGLSGYRTLYADGVKWMKEGWIDYINPQIYFPFNNRAAAFEILLEWWEKHTYGRHFYVGHGAYRLTEKRQGWTDKGQIPKQVRHLRNQHEVQGSIYFSSKSLMDNLAGLRDSMQYDLYRYKALPPTMAWIDSIPPQSPYGLQAHVSANRRSTTLMWQKPNDEQIYGYIIYRFEKGENVNTANAERILQISYDDSYLQYTDNTIKPGGHYFYVVTAIDRMKNESNISNIREVILP; encoded by the coding sequence ATGTTGCACTTTCGAAAGATAATCATTCTAATTCTTTTCATCAGTCATTTCCAGTATCAGGCAAGCAGCCAAAATTCTCCGAAACGGGAACTTCGTGGTGTATGGATAGCTACAGTCGCCAATATTGACTGGCCAAGCAGGGACAATGAAAGTAGTGAACGGCAGAAACAAGAGCTGATCAATATTCTGGATGCACACCAACGTGCCGGACTGAATGCCATATTCTTCCAGATCAGACCTGCTGCAGATGCATTTTACGCTAAAGGAAGAGAGCCCTGGAGCAGATATCTTTCCGGTGTACAGGGTAAAGCTCCATCACCATTCTACGATCCGCTGGAATTTGTTATTGAAGAAGCACATAAAAGAGGAATGGAACTACACGCATGGGTCAATCCTTATCGTGCATCTACAACACTGAATCCTGCCCATTTTTCCAAAGATCACATCACCCGGACAAAACCGGAATGGTTTTTTAAATATGGTGGAAAATATCTATTCAATCCGGGATTGCCTGAAGTAAGACAATATATCATTGATGTCATCATGGATGTTGTCAAAAACTATGATGTGGACGGGATTCATTTTGATGACTATTTCTATCCTTATCCGGATGCAAGAAATACTGCGCTACCTGATGCGCCTACTTTTCATCAGTTCGGCCAAGGCTTTGCCAATATACACGACTGGCGCAGAAACAATGTCGACCTTTTGATCCGTGATCTCGGAATAGCAATTAAAAAGGAAAAACCATTTATCAAATATGGGATAAGCCCTTTTGGTATATGGGATAATAAAAGAGATAATCCGGATGGATCCAATACAAGCGGACTCAGTGGCTACCGCACGCTGTATGCAGATGGGGTCAAGTGGATGAAAGAAGGTTGGATAGACTATATCAATCCACAAATTTATTTTCCGTTTAATAACAGAGCTGCAGCTTTCGAAATCTTGCTGGAATGGTGGGAGAAACATACCTACGGACGTCATTTTTATGTAGGACATGGGGCATACCGTCTAACTGAAAAACGCCAGGGATGGACAGATAAGGGACAAATTCCAAAGCAGGTGCGTCACCTGCGGAATCAACATGAAGTACAGGGAAGTATTTATTTCAGCTCTAAATCTTTGATGGACAATCTGGCAGGACTACGTGATTCCATGCAATATGATCTGTATCGCTACAAAGCACTTCCACCAACGATGGCATGGATAGACAGCATACCTCCGCAATCCCCTTATGGATTACAGGCACACGTCTCTGCAAACAGAAGATCGACTACGCTGATGTGGCAAAAGCCTAACGATGAACAGATCTATGGTTATATCATTTATCGTTTTGAAAAGGGAGAAAATGTCAACACCGCAAATGCAGAACGTATCTTACAAATATCATACGATGACAGCTACCTTCAGTACACGGATAATACTATAAAACCCGGAGGTCATTATTTTTATGTGGTGACGGCTATTGACAGAATGAAAAATGAAAGTAATATCTCTAATATCCGGGAAGTGATCCTCCCATAA
- the hflX gene encoding GTPase HflX: MARTKIYDTALKPETAVLISVITPDTTEAKAREYLEELQFLVETAGGITNGIFTQKLAYPDKATFIGSGKMEEIKSYIDAEEIDMVVFDDELSPSQLRNIENFFKVKILDRSNLILDIFASHAKTAQAKTQVELAQLQYILPRLTRMWTHLERQRGGIGMRGPGESQIESDRRMILNKISLFKERLKSIDKQNETQRKNRGEMIRVALVGYTNVGKSTIMNMISKSDVLIENKLFATLDTTVRKVVIDNLPFLLSDTVGFIRKLPHHLVECFKSTLDEVREADVLIHVVDISHPNFEDHIHAVNETLKDLGALDKPVITVFNKIDAYKPAVEEGDEGEEREVTLEEFRNSWMAKNSDPAIFISATNKTNVEEFKQKLYDIIVEMHNARYPYNNLLY, encoded by the coding sequence ATGGCTAGAACCAAAATATACGATACTGCATTAAAACCCGAAACTGCTGTACTGATCTCGGTCATTACTCCGGATACAACAGAAGCTAAAGCTCGTGAGTATCTCGAAGAACTGCAATTTCTGGTAGAGACTGCCGGTGGAATTACCAACGGCATTTTCACACAAAAACTCGCTTATCCCGATAAGGCAACTTTTATCGGAAGTGGAAAAATGGAGGAAATCAAATCTTACATCGATGCAGAAGAAATCGATATGGTGGTCTTTGATGATGAATTAAGTCCATCTCAACTGCGCAATATCGAAAACTTCTTCAAAGTGAAGATTCTGGACCGCTCCAACCTGATCCTGGATATATTTGCCAGTCACGCCAAAACAGCTCAGGCTAAGACCCAGGTTGAACTGGCTCAACTTCAATACATTCTTCCCCGATTGACACGAATGTGGACTCACTTAGAGCGCCAGCGTGGTGGTATCGGGATGCGTGGTCCGGGTGAGTCTCAGATAGAATCCGACAGACGGATGATCCTCAATAAGATCTCCCTGTTCAAAGAACGTCTCAAATCTATTGATAAACAGAATGAGACCCAGCGTAAGAATCGTGGAGAAATGATCAGGGTAGCATTAGTCGGATATACAAACGTCGGAAAATCAACCATTATGAATATGATTTCCAAATCCGATGTACTGATCGAAAACAAACTCTTTGCAACTCTGGATACCACTGTCAGAAAAGTCGTGATTGATAATCTGCCATTTCTGCTGTCCGATACTGTTGGATTTATCCGTAAATTACCCCATCACCTGGTAGAGTGTTTCAAATCTACATTGGATGAAGTAAGGGAAGCAGATGTGCTGATTCATGTTGTTGACATTTCTCATCCCAATTTTGAAGATCACATTCACGCTGTCAATGAAACATTAAAGGATCTGGGAGCATTAGACAAACCCGTCATTACAGTATTCAACAAAATAGATGCTTACAAGCCGGCAGTTGAAGAAGGAGACGAAGGCGAAGAAAGAGAAGTAACACTGGAAGAATTCAGAAACAGCTGGATGGCAAAAAATTCAGATCCGGCAATCTTTATTTCAGCAACCAATAAAACGAATGTAGAGGAATTCAAGCAAAAACTTTACGACATTATTGTCGAAATGCACAATGCCAGATATCCATATAATAATTTGTTGTATTAG
- a CDS encoding MBL fold metallo-hydrolase → MKYSAIASGSNGNCYYVAKNDSAILVDAGINSKHIHLRMGNLGIQPDTIKAIFITHEHTDHIRGLSVFSKKYNLPVYITEGSYRGSRLHLPSHMVHVIKPDDKVEIGELTVYGIPKYHDAKEPCSFLVSDGEYNIGILTDIGRACDNVRYVIQHADILLLESNYDEEMLRTGRYSYYLKNRISSGWGHISNTVSLEIFNNCRSSRLKHLILTHLSGENNSVELVEQTFAPYCAEIKLSVATRSAETELFDLHALLLKELI, encoded by the coding sequence ATGAAGTATAGTGCTATAGCATCAGGCAGTAACGGTAATTGCTATTACGTGGCGAAAAATGATTCTGCAATTCTGGTTGATGCCGGGATAAACAGCAAGCATATTCACCTGCGAATGGGAAATCTGGGAATTCAGCCTGATACTATAAAGGCAATTTTTATAACACACGAGCATACAGATCATATTCGCGGGCTTTCGGTTTTCAGTAAAAAATATAACCTTCCGGTGTATATTACTGAAGGAAGTTACCGTGGAAGCCGTTTACATCTCCCTTCACATATGGTACATGTTATCAAGCCGGATGATAAGGTGGAGATAGGAGAACTGACGGTATATGGTATCCCCAAATATCATGATGCGAAGGAACCTTGTAGTTTTCTTGTTTCTGACGGAGAATATAATATCGGTATCCTGACCGATATCGGCAGGGCTTGCGATAATGTCAGATATGTTATTCAGCATGCAGATATTCTGTTGTTAGAATCCAATTATGATGAGGAAATGCTTCGTACCGGGCGCTATTCTTATTATTTAAAAAACAGAATCAGTAGTGGATGGGGACATATCTCGAATACAGTTTCTCTGGAAATTTTTAATAATTGCCGTAGCAGCAGGCTTAAGCACCTGATATTAACCCATCTTTCGGGAGAAAACAACAGTGTAGAACTAGTTGAGCAGACTTTTGCGCCGTATTGCGCTGAGATCAAATTGTCTGTAGCGACCAGATCCGCAGAGACCGAATTGTTTGATCTTCATGCGTTGCTTCTGAAAGAATTGATTTAG
- the recG gene encoding ATP-dependent DNA helicase RecG produces MANLSLITPIEYLKGVGPQKADILKKELQVFTIGDLLEYYPFRYIDRTQFHKIHTLHPDMIGAQVLGRLVGLQEVGEKRGRRLVGQFRDDTGSIELVWFQSIPWLKKSLKIGSPYILYGKPTEFNGHISITHPEMELYNALEQKIGNQSLQPVYSSTEKLKKFNLDTRGIQRLQQTALETVYRSIGDMLPSYLIQEHRLIDYPKALLAIHFPKSQQELDQAIRRLKFEELFFIQLRLLNNKQLNTLKFKGHRFDQVGEKVNTFFNEKLPFPLTNAQKRVIKEIRQDTNTGAQMNRLVQGDVGSGKTVVALMSMLLAIDNGFQACMMAPTEILATQHYASVSELLGEEFAKVRLLTGSTPAKERRIIHQELEEGTLDILIGTHALIEDKVRFKNIGFVVIDEQHRFGVEQRAKLWRKNIIPPHMLVMTATPIPRTLAMTMYGDLDISVIDELPAGRKPIKTVHFFESSRLRMFGFMKEEIAKGRQVYVVFPLIKESEKLDLLYLEAGLENLQREFPLPQYKISIVHGKMPVKDKDFEMQRFIKHETQIMVATTVIEVGVNVPNASVMVIENSERFGLSQLHQLRGRVGRGAEQSFCILMSGNKLSKEGRLRLETMVRTNDGFEIAEVDLQLRGPGDISGTQQSGVLDMKIANLASDQAILSEARNTVISIFKEDPTLQSEKNILLSAYLKQRAPGISWDKIS; encoded by the coding sequence GTGGCTAATTTATCATTAATAACACCCATAGAATATCTCAAAGGCGTAGGGCCGCAAAAGGCCGACATACTCAAAAAAGAGTTGCAGGTTTTTACTATTGGTGATCTGCTGGAATATTACCCTTTCCGCTACATAGACCGTACTCAGTTTCACAAAATCCACACACTCCATCCTGATATGATCGGTGCCCAGGTATTGGGACGATTGGTCGGGCTGCAGGAAGTTGGTGAAAAAAGAGGAAGAAGGCTGGTCGGTCAGTTTAGAGACGATACCGGATCAATAGAACTCGTCTGGTTTCAAAGTATTCCCTGGCTAAAAAAATCCCTTAAGATTGGTTCTCCGTATATCCTTTATGGAAAACCGACCGAATTTAACGGACATATCTCTATCACACATCCGGAGATGGAGCTGTATAATGCACTGGAACAAAAGATCGGAAATCAGAGTCTGCAACCCGTTTATTCCTCTACAGAGAAACTCAAAAAATTCAACCTCGACACAAGGGGTATACAGCGTTTACAACAGACAGCTCTGGAGACGGTATACCGTAGTATCGGAGATATGTTGCCTTCTTACCTCATACAGGAACACCGGTTAATCGACTACCCGAAGGCTTTACTTGCCATTCACTTCCCAAAATCACAGCAGGAACTCGATCAGGCAATCCGAAGGTTAAAATTTGAAGAACTGTTTTTTATCCAACTCCGTCTGTTAAATAACAAGCAGCTCAATACGCTCAAATTTAAAGGTCATCGCTTTGATCAGGTCGGAGAAAAGGTCAATACATTTTTCAATGAAAAACTTCCTTTCCCACTGACCAATGCACAGAAAAGGGTGATCAAAGAAATTCGTCAGGACACCAATACCGGCGCCCAGATGAACAGGCTTGTTCAGGGAGACGTGGGTTCAGGAAAGACAGTCGTAGCCCTGATGAGTATGCTGCTCGCCATAGACAATGGATTTCAGGCTTGTATGATGGCTCCAACAGAAATTCTTGCTACACAACATTACGCCAGTGTAAGTGAACTGTTAGGTGAGGAATTTGCAAAAGTCCGTTTGCTGACCGGATCTACGCCTGCCAAAGAACGTCGGATTATCCATCAGGAGCTGGAAGAAGGGACACTGGATATACTGATAGGTACGCATGCGCTTATTGAAGATAAAGTACGATTCAAAAATATTGGTTTTGTAGTTATTGATGAACAACACCGGTTCGGAGTAGAACAGCGAGCCAAACTGTGGCGTAAAAATATCATACCTCCGCATATGCTGGTGATGACAGCTACACCTATACCGCGCACGCTAGCAATGACTATGTACGGCGATCTCGATATCTCGGTCATTGATGAATTACCGGCAGGCCGTAAACCGATTAAAACGGTGCACTTTTTTGAAAGCTCCCGGCTGCGCATGTTCGGTTTTATGAAAGAAGAGATCGCAAAAGGGAGACAGGTGTATGTCGTATTTCCCTTGATTAAGGAAAGTGAAAAGCTGGACTTGCTCTATCTGGAAGCCGGACTTGAAAACCTGCAACGTGAATTTCCGTTGCCACAATATAAGATCAGTATCGTGCACGGAAAAATGCCGGTGAAAGATAAAGATTTTGAGATGCAACGCTTTATAAAGCATGAAACACAAATCATGGTAGCGACGACAGTGATCGAAGTAGGAGTCAATGTGCCGAATGCATCTGTCATGGTCATCGAAAATTCCGAACGCTTTGGACTATCCCAGCTTCACCAGCTACGCGGACGTGTAGGAAGAGGTGCCGAACAATCCTTTTGTATCCTCATGTCTGGCAACAAACTAAGTAAGGAAGGCCGTTTACGACTGGAAACAATGGTCCGCACCAACGACGGATTTGAAATTGCAGAAGTCGATTTACAACTGCGGGGTCCCGGAGACATCTCCGGAACACAGCAATCCGGTGTACTGGACATGAAGATCGCCAATCTGGCCAGTGATCAGGCGATTCTTTCGGAAGCCCGGAATACGGTGATCAGCATTTTCAAAGAAGACCCTACACTCCAGTCTGAGAAGAATATTTTACTTAGCGCTTACCTTAAACAACGTGCTCCTGGTATCTCCTGGGACAAAATCTCTTAA